In Methylobacterium sp. WL1, the sequence CTTGCGTCCGTCCGCTTCGTCCCGGGTCCGGGGGAGCGCACGCGTGCGCCTCAGCAGGTTCTTGATGCGGGCCAGGAGCTCCCGCGGCTCGAACGGCTTCGTGACGTAGTCATCGGCCCCGATCTCCAGTCCGACGATCCGGTCGGTCCCCTCCGCCAGGGCGGTGAGGAGGATGACGGGCGTGTCGTAGGCTTCCCGGATGTGACGACAGAGCGAAAGCCCGTCCTCGCCCGGCATCATCACGTCGAGGAGGACCAAGTCGATGACGCTGCCCGCCAGGACGACACGGGCCGTCGCCGCGTCGGCTGCGACACTGACCCGGAGCTCGTGCCGCTTGAGGTAGGTCGCGAGCGGATCTCGGATGTCGCGATGGTCGTCCACCACCAGGATGTGTGCGTCTTCCATGTCCCAAGCCTTTCGTCCCGGACCCTAACGCGCCGAAGCGTTCGTCTCCCGGAGGCTTTTGTCGCGAAATGTATCGGGACGTTCGAGCCGACGACGGTTCGCGACGAAAAAGCAGGTTCCCGGCAAACGCCTGCGACAAGCGGGGGGCAAGATCCCGGCACTCGCAACCACGCATCGGGAGAACACGACGATGACGAAGGAAACGGTGGGCGCACCGAGCCTGTTCAAGCGACTGCTTCCGGCGGCCCTGTTGGTGGCTGGTCTCGCGGCCCCGCTGGCGACCGCAGGCACGGCGGAGGCCCGGGGCGGCTGCGGCCTAGGGGGGCATCGCGGGCCCTACGGCTTCTGCCGGCCCAACCTTGGTCCACGGGTATTCTACCGGCCCTACGGCTATCGGCCGGCCTTCTACGGCCCGCGGCGCTTTGGCTGGGGTGGTCCGCGTTGGCACCGCTGGGGCGGCGGCTACGGTCGCGTTGGCTGGCACGGCGGGTGGCATCGCCGGTGGTGACCGGCGCAAGCCATCCGAAGCATAGGGGGGCGTGCCGTTCGATACGCTCCCACCGATCCATCAACGAGAGAGGTGCGCCCATGGCGAAGAGTGTCGTCTGTCTGGCCTTGGTCACGTTCATTTCGGTGACCGGCGCATCCGCTCGGGCACAGACGACGGCCCCTCCGCCAACGGGTGACCGGGTGGCCACCGGTGTCGATCTCGCGACATTCCTCACGCGGAACCGCAATCGGATGATGCGGGCCGATGCCGACCACGACGGTCGCATCAGCCGGGCGGAGTGGGCGTCCTGGTGGGAGGCCCATCCCGGCAAGGGGCCCTACGATCCGGCCGGACGCTTCCGGGCCGTCGACGCGGATGCCGACGGCTTCCTCACGGCGGAAGAGATCGATGCCGTGTCCGCAAAGCGGTTCGCGAGGCTCGATGCCGACCATGACGGACGGGTGACCCGGGCAGAGCGGCCGTGCCGCGCCAAGTGACCGGACCCCTTGGGATGCCGGTCCCGAAACGTCTTTCCCCCCGTGGCTCGGCAAGAAGCCGTGTCCGCTTACATCAAGGGCTCAACATGAAGTTCACCGGTTTCATTCTGGCCGCGGCCACATCCCTGCTCATCGTCGGCCAAGCCCAGGCGCTGCCCATGGCCAGTCCCGGGCTGGGCATCGACGCCCCCATTGTCCAGGTTCGTGGCGGGTGCGGGTTCGGCGCCCATCGTGGCGGGTTCGGAGGGTGCCGCCTGAACCGCGGTCCGCGCGGCGCGATCCGGCGGGCCGTCACCGGCGCACCGCGCGGCTGCCCACCCGGGCTGTATCGCGGCCCCGCCGGACGCTGCCGCCGCTGAGGCGGCGCTTCATCGGTCAGGTCACTGGGCTTCGAGCGCCCGGTTGAGCGAAGGCGAACCCGCGCGGTCGACGATCCGCGTGGCTTCTAAAGGAGGCACCGGGACCTACGAGAAGGTCACCACGAAGGCCGCCTGAAGGTGGCGATGCCGGGTGGCTTAGGCATCCCCGGCATCCGCCCGGCCCCGACCGTCATAGATGGCGGCCCGTGGACCGACGCAAGGACGACGGCGATGCCAAGTCTGAGGCGGAACCGGTCGGCCGCGCGCGGTTCTCGTCCCCGGTGGCGTCGACAATCTCGACTCCGAGGGAAGCTGGACGCGGGATGCGCTTCCCGTCACCTGCGTCCCGAATCAACGATTCCTTAACCATCATGGGCCGCGCCTCGTAGGGTCGCCTGCAGGATGGCTGTGATCGTGCGGAAAGCGGCAAGGGACGGGCTTTGCCGGTGGATCCCGTTCGCCCGCCGCTTGCGGCGGGGACGGAGGCGATGCGATCGACACGTCACACAAGGAGTGCGCGACCGATGAAAGCCAGGGACCACAATCCGATCCCCTGACCCAGGAGCGCCGCGCATAGCGAGAAGGCCTCCGTCATTTCGGAGGCCCAAATGCCCAGAACCCTCTTCTGCGCCGACACCCATTTCGGGCACAAGGGCATGCTCAGTCCACGCATGCCTCGGCCGCGCCCCTTCGAGACCGTGGAGGCCCATGACGAAGCCCTGGTCGCCGCCTGGAACAAGGCCGTCCGACCGGACGACATCGTCTGGCACCTCGGGGACTTCGCCTACAAGTGCGGCCTGGATTACGCCGCATCCATCAAGGCGCGCCTACACGGCCGCATCCACCTAATTCGGGGCAACCACGACCGCGATCTCGGTGAGCGCCTTGAATGGGCCGGCTCCATCGTTGACGTCCAAAGGATCTACGTCCAGGACCCGGGGATGCCCGAACGCGTCGCCCTTTGGGCCAGCCACTATGCGCACGTGACGTGGCCTAATGCCTGGCACGGCGACCTTCACGTCTACGGCCATTCCCACGGCGGCATCCCGGCCACCCGGACGAGCCTCGACGTCGGCGTCGATTGCTGGGATTGGCGGCCGGTCACGCTGGGGGAGATCATGGAAAGGA encodes:
- a CDS encoding response regulator, whose amino-acid sequence is MEDAHILVVDDHRDIRDPLATYLKRHELRVSVAADAATARVVLAGSVIDLVLLDVMMPGEDGLSLCRHIREAYDTPVILLTALAEGTDRIVGLEIGADDYVTKPFEPRELLARIKNLLRRTRALPRTRDEADGRKLAFDRWTLDTDRRELIDDAGTQVALSTAEFRLLSALTRHPRVVLSRDQLLDLTSGRTADAFDRSIDNQVSRLRRKLERDPANPGLLKTVWGGGYVLAAEVRTVS
- a CDS encoding metallophosphoesterase, whose amino-acid sequence is MPRTLFCADTHFGHKGMLSPRMPRPRPFETVEAHDEALVAAWNKAVRPDDIVWHLGDFAYKCGLDYAASIKARLHGRIHLIRGNHDRDLGERLEWAGSIVDVQRIYVQDPGMPERVALWASHYAHVTWPNAWHGDLHVYGHSHGGIPATRTSLDVGVDCWDWRPVTLGEIMERMAASPAIASSC